The Geoalkalibacter sp. genome includes the window CAACCACTGCCTGACCCCGCCCTGCACCCAGGTGTGCCCGGTGGGCGCCACCTACAAGACCGACGACGGCGTGGTGCTGGTGGACAATTCCTGGTGCATCGGCTGCGGCTACTGCGTCATGGCCTGCCCCTACGGCGCGCGGTTCTTCCACCCCATCAACAAGGTGGCCGACAAGTGCACCTTCTGCTATCACCGCATCACCAAGGGGCTGGAAACGGCCTGCGTCAACGCCTGTCCCTTCGACGCGCGGCGCATGTGCAACATTCGCGACATCAACGACCCGGTCACCCAGATCATCCTCAACGACCGCGTCGGCGTCCTCAAGGACGAATTCGGAACCAAACCCCAGGCCTTCTACATCGGCCTTGCCTCGGAGGTGCGTTAATCATGGTTGAACAGATCGCGATGCACGTCCACGGCGAGGCCTGGACGATCAAGGAACTCTTCGTGCTGCCCAACGAGTACATCTACTGGTCGATCCAGATCGTCATGTATCCCTTCATGACCGGCCTGGTGGCGGGGGCCTTCGTGCTTTCCTCGCTCTACCACGTCTTCGGCGTCACCCGCCTCAAGGAGATCGCCCGCTTCTCCCTGGTGTTTTCCTTTGCCCTGCTGCCCGTGGCGATGATGCCGCTGATGCTGCATTTGCAACAGCCGCAACGGGGCATCCACGTCATGATGACGCCCCATTTCACCTCGGCCATCGCCGCCTTCGGCATCGTTTTCACCACCTATGCCTCCATCGTGGCGAGCGAGCTGTGGTTCGTCTACCGCAAGCATTTCGTGCTGACCGTGCAGGAGCTTTCGGCCAAGACCAACCTCGGCGGCGGCGAAAAATTGCGGCTTCTGTTCTTCAAGGCGCTGACCCTGGGCGCCACGGACATCAGCCACGAGGCCTTGGAAAAAGACCACAAGGCGGTGAAATTCCTCGCCACCCTGGGGATTCCCGTCGCCTGCTTCCTGCACGGTTACGCGGGCTTCATCTTCGGCTCGGTCAAGGCCAACGCCCTGTGGATGACGCCGCTCATGCCCGTCATCTTCATCTGCTCGGCGGTGGTCTCGGGCATCGCCCTGTGCATTCTGTGCTACGTGGTGACCCAGGAAATCCGCAAGTTCATGGCCAAGCGCAAAATGGCGCGCTGGAGCAAGGATCCCAAGGCGCCGAGCTTCGAGCAGCTGCGCGGCGCCGAGGAGCAGGAAGTCTCCATGGTGTCCAACTATCTGCTCTACTTCATGATCGCCGCGGTCACCCTGGAGATTCTCGACCTGATCTTCCGCGGCTACACCCAGGTCAAGTCCTGGGACATCCTGCGCGTGGTCATCATGGAGCGCGACTTCGTCGCGATCTTCATCCTCCAGTACCTCATCGGCAACATCCTGCCCTTCCTGCTCATGGTGCTGCCCGGACGCACGGTGAAGCGCACCACCCTGGCCTGCGTGCTGGTGCTGTTCGGGGTGTTCATGATGCGCTGGAACGTGGTCATCGGCGGCCAGGCGTTTTCCTTGAGCTTCGCCGGCTTCATGCACTACCATCTGCCGATCATTCCCCATGACGCCGAAACCTTCAAGGAAGGCCTGTTCGGCGCGCTGCTGGTGATCGCCACGCCCTTCGTGCTGTTCTACGGCATCAATAAAATCATGCCGGCCTTCCTCGAGGAAGAGCGGGCCCACTGATCCTCAAAGCCCCGCGACGAAACGGGCCGACGGTTTTTTCCGCCGGCCTTTTTCGTCGCCTCCCGTGCATTTGCACACTTCGCCACCGGGCGTCAGCACTTTCGCGCGACGTGTGTTTACCCCTTATTTTTTGCGTTCTTACCCACCCTCGGCCATGACATTAGGCATTGACAAACCGATGTTTTTCTATGTATTTTTCACGTCTCTGTGGTATAGGGCCGTATCTGGGAGCTTTTTCCAGGTCATGCCCCGGCTTCGGGTTTGCCCTCCTGCTCTGCGACCGATTGATTCCAACCACTCCCTCACTCCATCCGAAACAAAGGGGCTGTCAGAATGAAAAGCTTGACCGACATCGTCACCGCATTTGCCAAGGGCATCACCCACAGTCGGGTTTCGCTGCTCGGCGCCATGATCGTCACCGTGGTGTTTCCATTTCTTCTGGGCGCCATCCTCTACGACATCATCTGGCACATCACCAACACCTATGTCGCCGCCTTCATCTACATGATGCTCGGCCCGGCCTTCATCGGCGGCCTGATCATGGTGTTCCTGGGGCTGTTTTTCTTCAAGGGCAAGGAGGAGGTGCGCCTCTTCACCCTGGAATACCTGCGCGACTACTTCACCGACCCCAGCAAGTTCAACAAGCTGCGCAAGCTGGTGTTCTTCGCCGTGTTCCTCACCTGCGTCAACATCTTCATCATGGGCCTGCTCGCCTATCGCGGCTACCACTACATGGAGTCCAACGCCTTCTGCGGCCAGTTCTGCCACACGGTGATGATTCCCGAGTACACCGCCTACCAGAACTCGCCTCATTCGCGCGTGGGCTGCGTCGATTGCCATATCGGCTCGGGCGCCGACTGGTTCGTCAAATCCAAGATCTCGGGCGCCCGCCAGCTGCTGGCCGTGGCCCTCGACACCTATCCGCGCCCCATCCAGGTGCCGGTGCACGGCCTGCGCCCGGCCAGCGACACCTGCGAGGAATGTCACCGTCCCGAGAAGTTTTCCGGCAACCGCCTGGCGGTCATCGACAAGTTCGAGGAAGATGAGGCCAACACCCACGTCAAGAACGTTCTGCTGATGAAGATCGGCTCGGCGGGCGACCGCACCACCAGCCCCCACGGCATCCACTGGCACGTCGCCAAGGAAAACCGCATCACCTATAAGTCGGCCGGCTGGGATCGTACCGTGATTCCCGAGGTCACCATGCACCGCGCCGACGGCACCAAGATCGTGTACCGCACGCCCGACGCCGAGGAAGTGCTCGCCGCCGCCGGCAACGACGTGCACGAGCGCACCATGGACTGCATCGACTGCCACAACCGTCCGACCCACATCTACCTGCCGGCGGACAAGGCCATCGACCGCAAGATCCTCGAGGGCCATATCCCCCAGGAACTGCCCTACATCAAGAAAAAGGCCATGGAGGTGGTGCAGGGTGATTTCGCCAGCCATGCCGAGGCGCGCAGCGCCATCGCCACGGAGCTCAACACCTGGTACAAGAAAAACTACCCCGACCTGATCGCCGCCAACCCCGCCCTGCTGGAGCGGGCCATCGCCGGCGTGCAGGCCGCCTATGTGGAAAACGTGTTTCCCGACATGAACCTGGGCTGGGGCACCTACACCAACCACATCGCCCATACCGAGGATTTTGATTTCACCGTGGGCTGCCTGCGCTGCCACAACGACATGCACGAGGCTGAAACCGGCGAAGTCATCTCCATGGATTGCAACACCTGCCACACCGTGCTGGCCGAGGGCGAGCACAAGCCCGAAGTCTTGCGCAAGCTCGGCTTCTATTGAGCGATCCTCAACCCCCTGGTTCGAGAAATCCCCGGCCATGACGACGGCCGGGGATTTTTTTTGCCCGAAGGCGCGGCCCATTGGTCTTGAGATGTCATCATTCTGTGTTAAAGAGGTTGTACGACATTTGCCAAGGGAGGCCAAGATGACGGAGCGAGGCCGCAACACATTGCTGGGTGCCCTGTTGCTTTTGGCGGGAGGTACGGTCGGCGCGGCGGCGGCTCTGCTTTATGCGCCCCAGTCGGGTCGGCGCACCCGCCGCCAGGTGAGCCGCAACCTTGAGCGGGTGCGCGTCCAGGCGGAAAAGGGGGTGCATGACGCGGCCACGCACCTGCAGGAACTCATCGAAGACGTCAGCGACCAAACCGGACGGCTGGTGGGCCGGGGCGAGGAACTGGCCGAGGAGACGCGCCGCCGCCTGCTGAGGCAGTTGGAGCGGGGCGAAAAAGCGCTGGCGCGGCGCCGTCGCCAGCTCAGCCGGTGGGTGGATTGATGCTCGACGGCGGCGCCGCGTCCGCGGCGAGCGCCGCGCTTTTGTCCCGCGCCTGGCCGAGCACCGCGCCGTCCACGGAACGCAGGTGCAGATCGCGCTGCGGGAAGGGAATCTCGATATTCTCCTCGCGAAAGCGCCGATCGACGTAGCGCCCCAGATCGCTGCGCACCCCAAGGCGCTTGGAGACATCGCCGATGTAGCAGCGCAGCTCGAAATCCAGGGAGCTGTCGCCGAAACCCATGAAAAGAGCCGAAGGCGCGGGTTCCTCGAGCACTAGGGAGTGCTTTTCCCCCGCCTCCTTGAGAATTTCCATCACCTGTTCGACGTCGCTGCCGTAGGCCACGCCAACCGGCAGGATGACCCGCGCGCGGGTGGTGGTCAGCGTCCAGTTGGTCACCTTCTCGGCGATGAGCTGCGAGTTGGGCACGATCAGCTCGGAATTGTCGAAGGTTTCGATCAGCGTCGAGCGCAGGCCGATCTTGGCCACCCTCCCCCATTCGGTTCCCACCACCACCGTGTCGCCCACCTTGACCGGCCGCTCGAAGAGCAGGATCAGGCCGCTGACGAAATTGTTGACGATGTTCTGCAGGCCAAAGCCGATCCCGATGCCGAAGGCGCCGGCGAGCACGGCGAAGTTGCGCATTTCAAGACCCGCCAGGCTCATGGCCAGCAGAAAGCCGATGAACACCAGAAAATAGTGGAGCAGCTTCTTGATGGCGTCGCTCACCCCGCGATCCAGGCTGCTGTGGGGAAAAACCTGGGTGTCGAGAACCCCGCGCAGCACCCAGGACACCTGGATGGACAGATAGATGACCAGCAGCGCGAGCATCAGCATGGCCAGGGTCAGATGCACCTGCCCGACGCTGATGCCGAAGCCCGTGAGTCCCGCCCAGGCCTCGCCGAAGCTGTCGTAAATACCCCAGACGGACAGAAAGTTGTACAGCGCGCCGATCCACACGATGATTTTCAGCAGGGTTTTCAGGCGCTGCGCCACCTCGGCGCCGAAGCGTTGAACGAACACGCGCTTCTGCAGCAGCGGCTGTTCGCGCAGAAAATCGATGCCGCCCTGCCCGAGGCGCACCGCCATGACCGCGAAGATGCCGATGAACACCGATTTGATGGAGGCATCGAGAAGATGGGCGGCCAGGGTGCTGTAGCCGGCGGCCTGGGCCAGAAAGGAGAGCAAACAGACGAACGCGCCCAGGCGCAGACCCAGCGAAAAGACATTCACCTTGCCTTCATGACGGGCAATGTTGTAGCGCGCCAGCAACAGTCCCAAGGGCATGCCGACCAAGGCGACCCCCGCCAGAAACAGGCGCATCAGCGGCGCCGGCAGCAGAATCAGCTGGAACGCCATGGAGGTGATCAGCACCGTGGCGAGCAGATATACGGTGAAGCGCTTGAGGGGGTTGCGCACTAGGGCGGAAATGAGCACCGCCGCGGAAAAGGCCAGCAGCACCCAGAGCATCAGCCGCCACAGGGCGGGGGGCGTGGCATAGAGCGGCGCCAGGGCCGACAGGGAGGTGAAAATCCCTGTCGCCCAGGGATGGTCGAGGATGAAGCGCCACTCGGGCGTGCCTTCCGCCGTGCGCCGATGACGCAGAATGAAGATGGCGGTGGCGAACACCACGAGAATCTGGGTGAAGAGCAGCCAGCCTTGGTCCCGCAAAATTTGCGGATCGACGCGCAGGGCCTCGCGCAGCCCGCTGTGCACTTCCGCCATCGTTCCCTCGGAAAACTGCCGGAAGAAATCGAGACTGAACAGGGGGTGACCGGTGCGCTGGAAGGTCTGGGCGCGCAACTCGCGCAGCGCCCCATCGACGCGGGTGAGATGGGCGAGGTTGCGATTGAGCAGGCGCGTCAGCTCCTCCTGGAACACCACCAGGGGCGCGTTGGCGGCGTCGGCTTCGCGCAGGATGCGAACGATGGTCTCCTTTGTCTGGGCGAAGGTTTCCTGGGGCAGGGTGGCGCTCTCCTTGGCCAGTTGCTTCTCCCACTGGCGCCAGAAATCGCGCCGCTCCTCCCAGCGCCGCCGCAGGGTCTCGCCTTCGCCCTGGCGCGTCGAGAGGGTCTGCAGCACGCGCTCCAGGCGGGTGCGCTCCTCCTGCAGCAGGGCCCGGGTATCGAGCAGCCGGTCGATGTTCCAGGTGGCGGGCTCGCCGTACTGCGCGATGCGCTGATCGACCTGGCGCAAGCGCGCCTCGGACTGTTCGAGCTGGCTTTCAAACCAGGAGGTATCGAGGAGCGCCGGCAACTGGGCCTCGGCCTGCACCGCCTGCGAGGCCACCTCGGCCGCCAGCCCCGGCACCTGGGACAAGCCGGGAAAATCCTGGGCGGCGGCCGTTCCCGCCGCCAGAAGCGAGAGTCCCAGCAACAGCGCCGCCAAGGCAAGACGACGCCCCTTGCTGAACGTTTCCGCGACACCAACCATCAACAAGTCACCTTCCTTCCTACAAAACGAACGCGCTCCGGCGGAGACGAAGGCGCACACGACAAGGCCCCCGCCACAGGGCAGGGGCCTTGCAGTTCACGAGATGCCGAACCTGCGTTTAATCGAGGACCGGCCTGGGCGTTTGCTCCGTGCTGGGCGGCAGCACCGGATGCATGATCTGGGGCTGCTCGCCGGTCAGGGTCGCGAGAAATGTCGTGATCGCCGAGGTTTCATCCTCACTCAGCTGGATGCCGAGCTGCGCCGAACCCATGATCGCCACCGCGTCGCGCAGTTTCCACACCTTGCCCGAGTGGAAATAGGGCTGGGTGATGGCCACGTTGCGCAGGGGCGGAGCGCGAAACACATACTTGTCGGCGGCGGTGTTGGTCACCTGATAACGTCCCAGATCGCCCTCGGGCAGCACATCGCCGGCCGGACGCTCGACCACGCCGAAGGGGAAATAGCCCAGCCCACCGAGATTCACGCCATTGTGACAGCTGGCGCAACCCTTGTCCATATAGGTTTTGAGTCCGGCTTTCTCGGCGGCGCTCAGGGCGTCGCCGTCTCCTTTGAGGTAGCGGTCGAAGGGCGAGTTGGGCGTGATCAGGGTCGCCTCGAAGACCTCGATGGCCTTGGCCATGTTGTCGAAACTCACCGCCTGCTCCTCGCCGGGAAACGCCTTCTTGAACGCCTCGACGTAGGCGGGCATGCTGTTGAGGGTGAGCAGCACCTGCTCGGGGGTGTTGTTCATTTCCACCGAGGCCTGCACCGGTCCCTTGGCCTGCTCGGCGAGATCCTTGGCGCGGCCGTCCCAGAACTGGGCGACGTTGAACACGGCATTGAAGGTGGTGGGCGAATTGCGCGGCCCTTTCTGCCAGCCGTGGCCCGTGGACACCTCCTGCAGATCGGCGCCGGCCAGGCCGACGTTGTGGCAGGTCTGGCAGCTGATCAGCTGCGATTTGGAGAGGCGCGGATCAAAGTAGAGCATGCGCCCCAGCTCGACCTTGTCCGGGGTGGCGGGATTGCCCTCGAGCACCGGCGGGGTTTCGGGAATGGGCTGGAACTGGGCCTTGGCGCGCCGCAGCAGATCCTCGTCGGCCCAGGCCAGACCGACGGCAAGCAGCACCAGCAGGGTGGCGGACAAAAGTTTTCGCATCATGAAGGTTCCTCCCCGAATAAAAGGTTGACAGGTCCCGCGACCGGGCGCCGGGGGACCGAAAATCCCGCAAAAGCCCTAAACCAGATAACGAAAAAAAACCGGATGTCAAGACGCGCACGGCGCGCCTCAACCCGACGGGAGGCCCCGCAGGGACGCGGCAAGAAGCCGTGGCAGCGCCTTCCAGGTGGCGCCCCCGGCCAAGGCCAGGGCCTGGTTCACCTCCAGTTCCAGGCCCAGATAGCCCTCCGCCGGCAGGCGGCGGCGCAGCCAGGTGACCAGGGCATCGGAAGCGCCGCGATAGGGATAATTGCGCCGCACGCGCAGCGTCGGCGCAAGGTGTTGCAGCCGCTCCTGCCAGGCGCGGCAGAATTCGGCTTCCAGCGGCCGCGCCGGGTCGTAGAGCAGGCCGAGATCGGCGTTGCGCACCTCGCCGTGGAGCTCGGGAGTAAAGCTGTGCACCGCCAGGTG containing:
- a CDS encoding 4Fe-4S dicluster domain-containing protein — encoded protein: NHCLTPPCTQVCPVGATYKTDDGVVLVDNSWCIGCGYCVMACPYGARFFHPINKVADKCTFCYHRITKGLETACVNACPFDARRMCNIRDINDPVTQIILNDRVGVLKDEFGTKPQAFYIGLASEVR
- the nrfD gene encoding NrfD/PsrC family molybdoenzyme membrane anchor subunit, translating into MVEQIAMHVHGEAWTIKELFVLPNEYIYWSIQIVMYPFMTGLVAGAFVLSSLYHVFGVTRLKEIARFSLVFSFALLPVAMMPLMLHLQQPQRGIHVMMTPHFTSAIAAFGIVFTTYASIVASELWFVYRKHFVLTVQELSAKTNLGGGEKLRLLFFKALTLGATDISHEALEKDHKAVKFLATLGIPVACFLHGYAGFIFGSVKANALWMTPLMPVIFICSAVVSGIALCILCYVVTQEIRKFMAKRKMARWSKDPKAPSFEQLRGAEEQEVSMVSNYLLYFMIAAVTLEILDLIFRGYTQVKSWDILRVVIMERDFVAIFILQYLIGNILPFLLMVLPGRTVKRTTLACVLVLFGVFMMRWNVVIGGQAFSLSFAGFMHYHLPIIPHDAETFKEGLFGALLVIATPFVLFYGINKIMPAFLEEERAH
- a CDS encoding cytochrome c3 family protein, with the translated sequence MKSLTDIVTAFAKGITHSRVSLLGAMIVTVVFPFLLGAILYDIIWHITNTYVAAFIYMMLGPAFIGGLIMVFLGLFFFKGKEEVRLFTLEYLRDYFTDPSKFNKLRKLVFFAVFLTCVNIFIMGLLAYRGYHYMESNAFCGQFCHTVMIPEYTAYQNSPHSRVGCVDCHIGSGADWFVKSKISGARQLLAVALDTYPRPIQVPVHGLRPASDTCEECHRPEKFSGNRLAVIDKFEEDEANTHVKNVLLMKIGSAGDRTTSPHGIHWHVAKENRITYKSAGWDRTVIPEVTMHRADGTKIVYRTPDAEEVLAAAGNDVHERTMDCIDCHNRPTHIYLPADKAIDRKILEGHIPQELPYIKKKAMEVVQGDFASHAEARSAIATELNTWYKKNYPDLIAANPALLERAIAGVQAAYVENVFPDMNLGWGTYTNHIAHTEDFDFTVGCLRCHNDMHEAETGEVISMDCNTCHTVLAEGEHKPEVLRKLGFY
- a CDS encoding YtxH domain-containing protein; translated protein: MTERGRNTLLGALLLLAGGTVGAAAALLYAPQSGRRTRRQVSRNLERVRVQAEKGVHDAATHLQELIEDVSDQTGRLVGRGEELAEETRRRLLRQLERGEKALARRRRQLSRWVD
- a CDS encoding mechanosensitive ion channel family protein encodes the protein MVGVAETFSKGRRLALAALLLGLSLLAAGTAAAQDFPGLSQVPGLAAEVASQAVQAEAQLPALLDTSWFESQLEQSEARLRQVDQRIAQYGEPATWNIDRLLDTRALLQEERTRLERVLQTLSTRQGEGETLRRRWEERRDFWRQWEKQLAKESATLPQETFAQTKETIVRILREADAANAPLVVFQEELTRLLNRNLAHLTRVDGALRELRAQTFQRTGHPLFSLDFFRQFSEGTMAEVHSGLREALRVDPQILRDQGWLLFTQILVVFATAIFILRHRRTAEGTPEWRFILDHPWATGIFTSLSALAPLYATPPALWRLMLWVLLAFSAAVLISALVRNPLKRFTVYLLATVLITSMAFQLILLPAPLMRLFLAGVALVGMPLGLLLARYNIARHEGKVNVFSLGLRLGAFVCLLSFLAQAAGYSTLAAHLLDASIKSVFIGIFAVMAVRLGQGGIDFLREQPLLQKRVFVQRFGAEVAQRLKTLLKIIVWIGALYNFLSVWGIYDSFGEAWAGLTGFGISVGQVHLTLAMLMLALLVIYLSIQVSWVLRGVLDTQVFPHSSLDRGVSDAIKKLLHYFLVFIGFLLAMSLAGLEMRNFAVLAGAFGIGIGFGLQNIVNNFVSGLILLFERPVKVGDTVVVGTEWGRVAKIGLRSTLIETFDNSELIVPNSQLIAEKVTNWTLTTTRARVILPVGVAYGSDVEQVMEILKEAGEKHSLVLEEPAPSALFMGFGDSSLDFELRCYIGDVSKRLGVRSDLGRYVDRRFREENIEIPFPQRDLHLRSVDGAVLGQARDKSAALAADAAPPSSINPPTG
- a CDS encoding cytochrome-c peroxidase, yielding MMRKLLSATLLVLLAVGLAWADEDLLRRAKAQFQPIPETPPVLEGNPATPDKVELGRMLYFDPRLSKSQLISCQTCHNVGLAGADLQEVSTGHGWQKGPRNSPTTFNAVFNVAQFWDGRAKDLAEQAKGPVQASVEMNNTPEQVLLTLNSMPAYVEAFKKAFPGEEQAVSFDNMAKAIEVFEATLITPNSPFDRYLKGDGDALSAAEKAGLKTYMDKGCASCHNGVNLGGLGYFPFGVVERPAGDVLPEGDLGRYQVTNTAADKYVFRAPPLRNVAITQPYFHSGKVWKLRDAVAIMGSAQLGIQLSEDETSAITTFLATLTGEQPQIMHPVLPPSTEQTPRPVLD